From one Salmo salar chromosome ssa09, Ssal_v3.1, whole genome shotgun sequence genomic stretch:
- the LOC106611822 gene encoding protocadherin beta-6: MAIQTRKRRWLGGWAFPYFALLFLHLKGISGQIRYSIQEELKVGTAVGNIAKDLGFDTSRLADRNLRIVSGTKHELFQVNQRDGALLVNHRVDREELCVKYTPCFINLKAVIENPLEMHQVTVEIIDVNDNSPKFPEETYHLEILESALAGTRFQVEGAHDSDVGLNALQSYTLSHNQYFRVETEEFGEDGKIPFLVLQKPLDRELISQHTLLLTALDGGKPPKTGALNITVIVSDINDNAPVCDKQKYTVTVKESAPAGTFLIRLNASDTDEGLNGEVKYSLRGKFRAMGAEPFELDSKTGELKVKGGLDFEEKQVYEMKVLAADTGAVSLSTHCNVLVRVEDVNDNRPEIDVTSLSSRIPEDAPPGTVVALMGMTDLDSGVNGQVICSLPKDLPFDLKPSPDGHFYSLVTNEFLDKESVARYDITITAKDLGTPPLTSTKVIQVEVVDVNDNNPLFTENPYTFYVVENNKPGMPIFSVSASDLDEGENAAVTYSLDRGSTGQSVASFLNINEGNGNIYALKSFDFETLKTFQFHVIAKDYGTPSLSSNVTINVFILDQNDNAPVILYPVSANGSAEGVEEIPRNVNAGHLVTKVRAYDADIGYNGWLLFSLQEVTDHSLFALDRYTGQIRTLRSFTETDEAEHKLVILVKDNGNVSLSATATVIINVVEPKEAFAASDVKSAVKDEEENSVTFYLIITLGSVSALFIISIIVLIVMQCSKAPDDSSKYLQDVNYDGTLCHSIQYRSGDKRYMLVGPRMSIGSTIVPGSNGNTLVVPDHRRSASGEVRTVFIRYCLLCQRKRHVLSECVCEHVVVCA; the protein is encoded by the coding sequence ATGGCGATACAAACCCGAAAAAGACGGTGGTTAGGTGGATGGGCATTTCCTTATTTTGCTCTTCTTTTTCTTCATTTGAAAGGAATCTCCGGACAGATACGATACTCCATTCAAGAGGAATTGAAAGTCGGAACGGCAGTTGGGAATATAGCTAAAGACCTGGGATTCGACACCTCGAGACTAGCGGACCGGAATCTTCGCATTGTGTCTGGAACAAAGCACGAGCTCTTCCAGGTTAACCAGAGAGATGGTGCTTTGTTAGTGAACCACAGAGTAGACAGAGAGGAACTGTGCGTAAAATACACGCCGTGTTTCATCAACCTAAAAGCTGTGATAGAAAATCCGCTAGAAATGCACCAAGTGACAGTAGAGATAATAGATGTAAATGATAATTCCCCTAAATTCCCCGAGGAAACATATCATTTGGAAATACTAGAGTCCGCATTGGCAGGGACACGGTTCCAAGTGGAGGGAGCACACGATTCAGATGTAGGCTTAAATGCTTTGCAGTCTTACACCTTAAGCCACAACCAGTATTTTCGTGTGGAAACCGAAGAATTTGGTGAAGACGGTAAAATCCCATTTCTAGTATTACAAAAACCATTGGATAGGGAGCTTATTTCTCAACACACGTTGCTGTTAACAGCGTTAGATGGGGGCAAGCCACCCAAAACAGGAGCCCTTAATATCACAGTTATTGTGTCTGATATAAATGACAATGCACCCGTGTGTGACAAGCAGAAATACACAGTAACCGTAAAGGAAAGTGCACCCGCGGGGACATTTTTAATTCGATTGAATGCCTCTGATACGGACGAGGGTTTAAATGGCGAGGTCAAGTATTCTTTGCGAGGCAAATTTAGAGCTATGGGTGCTGAGCCCTTTGAGTTGGACAGTAAAACAGGAGAGCTAAAAGTGAAGGGTGGCCTTGATTTCGAGGAGAAGCAAGTGTATGAGATGAAGGTACTGGCAGCGGATACAGGAGCGgtgtctctctccacacactgcaACGTGCTCGTCAGAGTTGAAGACGTGAACGACAACAGGCCCGAGATTGACGTCACCTCTCTGTCCAGCCGGATCCCCGAGGACGCACCTCCCGGTACCGTGGTAGCGCTAATGGGGATGACCGACCTGGACTCGGGTGTGAACGGACAGGTAATCTGTTCTTTACCGAAGGATTTACCGTTTGATCTGAAGCCTTCTCCCGATGGACATTTCTATTCGTTAGTCACGAATGAATTCCTTGATAAAGAGTCTGTGGCTCGGTATGATATTACCATCACGGCTAAAGACTTAGGAACCCCTCCTTTGACATCAACTAAAGTCATTCAAGTGGAGGTAGTAGATGTTAACGATAACAATCCACTTTTCACTGAAAACCCTTACACATTTTATGTAGTTGAAAACAATAAGCCCGGCATGCCTATTTTCTCTGTAAGCGCTTCTGATTTGGATGAAGGAGAAAATGCAGCCGTTACATATTCACTGGACCGTGGGAGCACTGGACAAAGCGTGGCATCCTTCCTAAACATAAATGAAGGCAACGGTAACATTTATGCACTAAAGAGCTTTGACTTTGAAACCCTCAAAACATTCCAGTTTCACGTCATTGCCAAGGACTACGGAACTCCGTCATTAAGCAGCAACGTCACAATAAACGTGTTCATTCTGGATCAGAACGACAACGCTCCAGTGATCCTGTATCCAGTCAGCGCTAACGGTTCCGCTGAAGGTGTGGAGGAGATTCCCCGCAATGTGAACGCAGGCCATTTGGTGACTAAAGTGAGAGCCTATGACGCTGATATAGGATATAACGGCTGGTTGTTATTTTCACTGCAGGAAGTTACTGACCACAGTCTCTTTGCTTTGGACCGCTATACAGGACAGATAAGGACACTTcggtcattcacagagacagacgAGGCTGAGCATAAACTGGTCATACTGGTAAAAGACAATGGGAACGTTTCACTCTCAGCAACAGCTACTGTGATTATCAACGTTGTGGAGCCCAAAGAGGCTTTTGCAGCTTCTGATGTTAAAAGCGCAGTAAAAGACGAGGAGGAGAACAGcgttacattttatttgatcatcACTTTGGGGTCAGTTTCAGCACTTTTTATCATCAGTATCATCGTGTTGATTGTAATGCAGTGCTCCAAAGCCCCAGACGATTCCTCCAAGTATTTACAAGATGTGAATTACGACGGGACACTGTGCCACAGCATCCAGTACAGATCCGGAGACAAACGGTACATGTTAGTTGGACCCAGAATGAGTATAGGTTCTACTATAGTCCCGGGCAGCAATGGGAATACTCTAGTGGTACCTGACCACAGGAGGAGTGCTTCTGGAGAGGTAAGAACTGTCTTTATCCGTTACTGCCTATTATGTCAGAGAAAGAGACATGTTTTGAGTGAATGTGTGTGCGAGCATGTTGTCGTCTGTGCGTAA
- the LOC106596336 gene encoding protocadherin alpha-8, with protein MGDGGQRRRWEYWWVALRFSLLLCFVEQVSAQIRYSIPEEVKEGSVVGNVAKDLGLAVSTLVERRFRIVSGSNDALFQINQNNGVLYVHKNIDREELCDGTGVCLIDLKIVVETPLEVHYVAVEITDVNDNSPNFPEKEQKFEIAEHTPPGTRFQLHAARDPDVGMNSVHTYKITSNDHFEIDVRQSDEDKIPFLVLKKSLDREQQVKHTLLLTSIDGGNPQRLGTLNVTIVVLDSNDNRPVFSQDTYNVRIQENVGVGTVVIRVNATDPDEGSNSEVEFSLGKTLRRKVYDIFELDRLTGDIRVKGEVDFEDTEVYKLDVQASDKGQPPLTVECRVVIKIIDINDNEPEIDVTSLSNTVSEESKPGTVISLISVTDKDSGINAKVISSISENIPFELKPSYKENVYSIVTKGRLDRELVSHYDITITATDCGQPPLSTFKTLSVQISDVNDNSPEFSQNPIELYLVENNAPGASIFAVTAFDKDLNENAAISYHIIRGEGIQNDMASFLNINSDNGYISALKSFDFETLKTFQFQVVATDSGIPSLSSNVTINVFILDQNDNAPVILYPVSANGSAEGVEEIPRNVNAGHLVTKVRAYDADIGYNGWLLFSLQEVTDHSLFALDRYTGQIRTLRSFTETDEAEHKLVILVKDNGNVSLSATATVIINVVEPKEAFAASDVKSAVKDEEENSVTFYLIITLGSVSALFIISIIVLIVMQCSKAPDDSSKYLQDVNYDGTLCHSIQYRSGDKRYMLVGPRMSIGSTIVPGSNGNTLVVPDHRRRASGEVRTYPNLYNP; from the coding sequence ATGGGAGACGGAGGACAAAGGCGCAGATGGGAGTACTGGTGGGTTGCTCTGCGTTTCTCTTTGCTGCTGTGCTTCGTGGAGCAGGTTTCGGCTCAGATAAGGTACTCTATTCCAGAGGAGGTGAAAGAAGGATCCGTTGTTGGAAATGTTGCTAAGGATTTGGGTCTTGCCGTCAGTACTTTGGTGGAGAGGCGGTTTCGTATCGTTTCTGGATCTAATGACGCTCTTTTCCAGATAAATCAGAACAATGGCGTCTTGTATGTTCATAAGAATATCGACAGAGAGGAGCTCTGTGATGGCACTGGCGTGTGCTTGATAGACCTTAAAATAGTCGTTGAAACCCCGCTAGAAGTCCATTATGTAGCTGTAGAAATCACAGATGTGAATGATAATTCACCTAATTTCCCAGAAAAGGAACAGAAATTTGAGATAGCTGAGCATACCCCTCCAGGTACACGGTTCCAATTACATGCAGCTCGTGATCCTGATGTTGGGATGAATTCAGTTCATACCTATAAAATAACGTCTAACGATCATTTTGAAATCGATGTGCGGCAAAGCGACGAGGACAAAATACCCTTTTTAGTTTTAAAGAAGTCACTGGACAGGGAACAACAAGTAAAACACACTCTTCTCCTAACATCGATAGATGGAGGTAATCCTCAAAGATTAGGAACTCTAAATGTTACAATTGTTGTTCTAGATAGTAATGACAACCGTCCCGTCTTTAGTCAGGATACATATAATGTTAGGATACAAGAAAACGTTGGAGTTGGTACAGTTGTTATTAGAGTAAATGCAACTGATCCAGATGAAGGAAGTAATAGTGAGGTTGAGTTCAGCCTGGGTAAAACCTTAAGGAGAAAAGTCTATGATATTTTTGAACTGGATAGGCTAACTGGAGACATTAGAGTTAAAGGTGAAGTGGACTTCGAGGACACAGAGGTGTATAAACTAGATGTTCAGGCCTCGGACAAAGGACAACCTCCGCTGACTGTGGAATGTAGAGTGGTCATAAAGATAATCGATATCAATGACAATGAGCCAGAAATTGATGTTACATCCCTCTCTAATACGGTGTCTGAAGAGTCCAAACCAGGAACTGTTATTTCTCTCATCAGTGTCACAGATAAAGACTCCGGTATTAATGCTAAAGTGATTTCAAGTATATCAGAAAATATACCTTTTGAATTGAAGCCATCATATAAAGAAAACGTATATTCTATAGTCACAAAAGGACGTTTAGATCGAGAACTCGTGTcccattatgacatcacaataacagcCACTGACTGTGGTCAGCCTCCTCTGTCCACATTCAAAACTCTGAGCGTCCAGATATCAGATGTGAACGATAACAGCCCAGAATTCTCCCAAAACCCTATTGAGCTCTACTTAGTGGAAAATAACGCCCCTGGTGCATCCATATTCGCTGTAACCGCCTTTGATAAAGACTTGAATGAAAATGCTGCTATTTCATATCACATAATTAGAGGAGAAGGGATACAGAACGATATGGCATCTTTCTTGAATATCAATTCTGATAATGGATATATTTCCGCTCTAAAAAGCTTTGACTTTGAAACCCTCAAAACGTTCCAATTCCAAGTTGTAGCTACAGACTCTGGAATTCCGTCACTAAGCAGCAACGTCACAATAAACGTGTTCATTCTGGATCAGAACGACAACGCTCCAGTGATCCTGTATCCAGTCAGCGCTAACGGTTCCGCTGAAGGTGTGGAGGAGATTCCCCGCAATGTGAACGCAGGCCATTTGGTGACTAAAGTGAGAGCCTATGACGCTGATATAGGATATAACGGCTGGTTGTTATTTTCACTACAGGAAGTTACTGACCACAGTCTCTTTGCTTTGGACCGCTATACAGGACAGATAAGGACACTTcggtcattcacagagacagacgAGGCTGAGCATAAACTGGTCATACTGGTAAAAGACAATGGGAACGTTTCACTCTCAGCAACAGCTACTGTGATTATCAACGTTGTGGAGCCCAAAGAGGCTTTTGCAGCTTCTGATGTTAAAAGCGCAGTAAAAGACGAGGAGGAGAACAGcgttacattttatttgatcatcACTTTGGGGTCAGTTTCAGCACTTTTTATCATCAGTATCATCGTGTTGATTGTAATGCAGTGCTCCAAAGCCCCAGACGATTCCTCCAAGTATTTACAAGATGTGAATTACGACGGGACACTGTGCCACAGCATCCAGTACAGATCCGGAGACAAACGGTACATGTTAGTTGGACCCAGAATGAGTATAGGTTCTACTATAGTCCCGGGCAGCAATGGGAATACTCTAGTGGTACCTGACCACAGGAGGAGAGCTTCTGGAGAGGTAAGAACTTACCCTAACCTTTACAATCCATAA
- the LOC123744788 gene encoding protocadherin alpha-8-like: MGDGEQRRIWEYWWVALRFSLLLCFVEQVSAQIRYSIPEEVKEGSVVGNVAKDLGLAVSTLVERRFRIVSGSNDALFQINQNNGVLYVHKNIDREELCDGTDACLINLKIAVENPLEIHYVGVEITDVNDHSPSFTEKDLHLEIAENALSDTRFELQTARDADVGLNSVRMYVLSSNPHFELELIDNGDEDKVPFLILRKGIDREQNTNHAFILTAIDGANPPRSGTLNITVTVVDVNDNRPVCGKDIYSVTIQENAPIGTTVLNINATDTDEGQNGEVEYALGRNIKRKVHDIFNLNSLTGEIRVIGPVDFEENEVYKLTVQAFDKGQPPLSVDCRVVIKITDVNDNKPEIEVTSLSNMISEDSKSGTVISLISVTDTDSGNNGKVLLTISEDVPFELKPSFQDNVYSVVTKGRLDRELVSHYDITITATDCGQPPLSTFKTLSIQISDVNDNSPEFSPNPLELYLLENNPRGASIFSVSATDKDLNENAAISYHIVRGEVTQNDMTSFLNINSDDGYISALKSFDFETIKTFQFQVVATDSGIPSLSSNVTINVFILDQNDNAPVILYPVSANGSAEGVEEIPRNVNAGHLVTKVRAYDADIGYNGWLLFSLQEVTDHSLFALDRYTGQIRTLRSFTETDEAEHKLVILVKDNGNVSLSATATVIINVVEPKEAFAASDVKSAVKDEEENSVTFYLIITLGSVSALFIISIIVLIVMQCSKAPDDSSKYLQDVNYDGTLCHSIQYRSGDKRYMLVGPRMSIGSTIVPGSNGNTLVVPDHRRRASGEVSAIYL; this comes from the coding sequence ATGGGAGACGGAGAACAAAGGCGCATATGGGAGTACTGGTGGGTTGCTCTGCGTTTCTCTTTGCTGCTGTGCTTCGTGGAGCAGGTTTCGGCTCAGATAAGGTACTCTATTCCAGAGGAGGTGAAAGAGGGATCCGTTGTTGGAAATGTTGCTAAGGATTTGGGTCTTGCCGTCAGTACTTTGGTGGAGAGGCGGTTTCGTATCGTTTCTGGATCTAATGACGCTCTTTTCCAGATAAATCAGAACAATGGCGTCTTGTATGTTCATAAGAATATCGACAGAGAGGAGCTCTGTGATGGCACTGACGCTTGTCTGATAAACCTGAAAATCGCTGTTGAAAACCCTTTAGAGATTCATTATGTTGGTGTAGAAATAACGGATGTTAATGATCACTCGCCCAGTTTTACTGAAAAGGATCTGCACTTAGAGATAGCGGAAAATGCCCTTTCTGATACGCGCTTTGAACTCCAGACCGCACGGGATGCAGATGTTGGATTGAACTCTGTGCGCATGTACGTATTAAGTAGTAATCCTCATTTCGAATTGGAATTAATTGATAATGGAGACGAAGACAAAGTTCCGTTTTTAATCTTAAGGAAGGGTATTGATAGAGAACAAAACACAAACCACGCATTCATTTTAACAGCAATAGATGGAGCCAATCCTCCGAGATCGGGTACTCTAAATATTACGGTTACAGTTGTTGATGTCAATGACAATCGACCCGTTTGTGGTAAAGATATCTATTCTGTTACTATCCAGGAAAATGCACCTATTGGAACAACCGTTTTAAACATAAACGCCACTGACACAGACGAAGGTCAAAATGGTGAAGTTGAATATGCACTTGGTAGAAACATAAAGCGCAAAGTTCATGACATATTTAATTTGAACAGTCTTACTGGTGAAATTCGTGTCATAGGTCCAGTAGACTTTGAAGAGAATGAGGTTTACAAATTAACAGTGCAAGCCTTTGACAAAGGACAACCCCCACTATCAGTCGACTGTAGAGTTGTCATCAAGATAACGGATGTAAACGACAATAAACCAGAAATAGAGGTGACGTCACTGTCTAACATGATATCCGAGGACTCAAAGTCTGGAACAGTCATATCTCTCATTAGCGTAACGGATACAGACTCCGGTAACAACGGCAAAGTCCTATTAACAATATCCGAGGACGTCCCATTTGAATTAAAACCATCATTTCAGGACAATGTATATTCTGTCGTCACAAAAGGGCGATTAGATCGAGAACTCGTGTcccattatgacatcacaataacagcCACTGACTGTGGTCAGCCTCCTCTGTCCACATTCAAAACTCTGAGCATCCAGATATCAGATGTGAACGACAACAGCCCAGAATTCTCCCCAAACCCTCTTGAACTGTATTTACTAGAGAATAACCCCCGTGGTGCATCCATATTCTCTGTAAGCGCCACAGATAAAGACTTGAATGAAAATGCTGCTATTTCATATCACATTGTTAGAGGAGAAGTGACACAAAACGATATGACATCTTTCTTGAATATAAATTCTGATGATGGATATATTTCCGCTCTAAAAAGCTTTGACTTTGAAACCATCAAAACGTTCCAATTCCAAGTTGTAGCTACAGACTCTGGAATTCCGTCACTAAGCAGCAACGTCACAATAAACGTGTTCATTCTGGATCAGAACGACAACGCTCCAGTGATCTTGTATCCAGTCAGCGCTAACGGTTCCGCTGAAGGTGTGGAGGAGATTCCCCGCAATGTGAACGCAGGCCATTTGGTGACTAAAGTGAGAGCCTATGACGCTGATATAGGATATAACGGCTGGTTGTTATTTTCACTGCAGGAAGTTACTGACCACAGTCTCTTTGCTTTGGACCGCTATACAGGACAGATAAGGACACTTcggtcattcacagagacagacgAGGCTGAGCATAAACTGGTCATACTGGTAAAAGACAATGGGAACGTTTCACTCTCAGCAACAGCTACTGTGATTATCAACGTTGTGGAGCCCAAAGAGGCTTTTGCAGCTTCTGATGTTAAAAGCGCAGTAAAAGACGAGGAGGAGAACAGcgttacattttatttgatcatcACTTTGGGGTCAGTTTCAGCACTTTTTATCATCAGTATCATCGTGTTGATTGTAATGCAGTGCTCCAAAGCCCCAGACGATTCCTCCAAGTATTTACAAGATGTGAATTACGACGGGACACTGTGCCACAGCATCCAGTACAGATCCGGAGACAAACGGTACATGTTAGTTGGACCCAGAATGAGTATAGGTTCTACTATAGTCCCGGGCAGCAATGGGAATACTCTAGTGGTACCCGACCACAGGAGGAGAGCTTCTGGAGAGGTAAGCGCTATATATTTATAA
- the LOC123744789 gene encoding protocadherin alpha-3-like, with product MEDAGQRRRWEYWWVALRFSLLLCFVEQVSAQIRYSIPEEVKEGSVVGNVAKDLGLAVSTLVERRFRIVSGSNDALFQINQNNGVLYVHKNIDREELCVGNVACVIDLEIIVENPLEVHYVGVEITDINDHTPSFSEKDIHVKIAENKLPGARFELQTARDLDYGINSVRTYKLNQNEHFDLELRDSGEGDKIPFLVLQKALDREQKTKHVLLLRALDGGNPPRTGTLNITVTVLDTNDNQPVCSQDVYSVTLQENADIGRIVVSVNATDTDHGSNGEVEYTLGRNLKRGVYDIFELDSLTGDIRVKGPVDFEDNEVYRLNIEASDKGQPPLTVDCRVIIKITDVNDNKPSIGVTSLSNTVSEVSKPGTVISLISVTDKDSGINGKVLASISEDVPFELKPSYKENVYSVVTKGRLDRELVSHYDITITATDCGQPPLSTFKTLSVQISDVNDNSPEFSQNPIELYLVENNAPGASIFSVNATDKDLNENAAISYHIVRGEGAQNDMTSFLNINSDNGYISALKSFDFETLKTFQFQVVATDSGIPSLSSNVTINVFIVDQNDNAPVILYPVSANGSAEGVEEIPRNVNAGHLVTKVRAYDADIGYNGWLLFSLQEVTDHSLFALDRYTGQIRTLRSFTETDEAEHKLVILVKDNGNVSLSATATVIINVVEPKEAFAASDVKSAVKDEEENSVTFYLIITLGSVSALFIISIIVLIVMQCSKAPDDSSKYLQDVNYDGTLCHSIQYRSGDKRYMLVGPRMSIGSTIVPGSNGNTLVVPDHRRRASGEVRTLPYYLYNP from the coding sequence ATGGAAGACGCAGGACAAAGGCGCAGATGGGAGTACTGGTGGGTTGCTCTGCGTTTCTCTTTGCTGCTGTGCTTCGTGGAGCAGGTTTCGGCTCAGATAAGGTACTCTATTCCAGAGGAGGTGAAAGAGGGATCCGTTGTTGGAAATGTTGCTAAGGATTTGGGTCTTGCCGTCAGTACTTTGGTGGAGAGGCGGTTTCGTATCGTTTCTGGATCTAATGACGCTCTTTTCCAGATAAATCAGAACAATGGCGTCTTGTATGTTCATAAGAATATTGACAGAGAGGAGCTTTGTGTCGGAAATGTTGCATGTGTGATAGATCTAGAGATCATTGTTGAAAACCCGTTAGAAGTCCATTATGTAGGTGTAGAAATAACAGACATTAACGACCATACCCCCAGCTTCTCCGAGAAAGATATACACGTCAAAATAGCTGAGAATAAACTGCCAGGGGCTCGTTTTGAACTCCAGACTGCGCGTGATTTGGACTATGGAATAAATTCAGTACGTACCTATAAATTAAATCAAAACGAGCATTTTGATTTAGAGCTGCGAGATAGCGGGGAAGGTGATAAAATCCCTTTTTTGGTTTTACAGAAAGCCTTAGATAGGGAACAGAAGACCAAACATGTATTATTATTGAGAGCATTGGATGGGGGGAATCCGCCTAGAACAGGTACTCTGAACATCACTGTCACAGTCCTTGATACAAATGATAATCAACCTGTATGTAGCCAAGACGTCTACTCAGTGACGTTACAGGAAAATGCTGATATCGGTAGGATTGTAGTAAGCGTTAACGCAACTGATACAGACCATGGATCAAATGGAGAAGTTGAATATACGCTTGGTAGGAATTTAAAGCGTGGAGTATATGACATATTTGAACTGGATAGCCTTACTGGAGATATTCGGGTTAAAGGTCCAGTAGATTTCGAGGATAATGAGGTGTACAGGTTAAATATAGAGGCGTCTGATAAAGGACAACCTCCACTGACTGTTGATTGTCGAGTTATTATAAAGATAACTGATGTAAATGATAATAAACCATCTATTGGTGTAACATCCCTCTCTAATACGGTGTCTGAAGTTTCTAAACCAGGAACTGTTATTTCTCTCATCAGTGTCACAGATAAAGATTCTGGTATTAATGGTAAAGTGCTTGCTAGTATATCTGAAGACGTGCCATTTGAGTTAAAGCCATCATATAAAGAAAACGTATATTCTGTCGTCACAAAGGGTCGTTTAGACAGAGAACTCGTGTcccattatgacatcacaataacagcCACTGACTGTGGTCAGCCTCCTCTGTCCACATTCAAAACTCTGAGCGTCCAGATATCAGATGTGAACGATAACAGCCCAGAATTCTCCCAAAACCCTATTGAGCTCTACTTAGTGGAAAATAACGCCCCTGGTGCATCCATATTCTCTGTAAACGCCACTGATAAAGACTTGAACGAAAATGCTGCTATTTCATATCACATAGTTAGAGGAGAAGGGGCACAAAATGATATGACATCTTTCCTGAATATCAATTCTGATAATGGATATATTTCCGCTCTAAAAAGCTTTGACTTTGAAACTTTAAAAACGTTCCAATTCCAAGTTGTAGCTACAGACTCTGGAATTCCGTCACTAAGCAGCAACGTCACAATAAACGTGTTCATTGTGGATCAGAACGACAACGCTCCAGTGATCCTGTATCCAGTCAGCGCTAACGGTTCCGCTGAAGGTGTGGAGGAGATTCCCCGCAATGTGAACGCAGGCCATTTGGTGACTAAAGTGAGAGCCTATGACGCTGATATAGGATATAACGGCTGGTTGTTATTTTCACTGCAGGAAGTTACTGACCACAGTCTCTTTGCTTTGGACCGCTATACAGGACAGATAAGGACACTTcggtcattcacagagacagacgAGGCTGAGCATAAACTGGTCATACTGGTAAAAGACAATGGGAACGTTTCACTCTCAGCAACAGCTACTGTTATTATCAACGTTGTGGAGCCCAAAGAGGCTTTTGCAGCTTCTGATGTTAAAAGCGCAGTAAAAGACGAGGAGGAGAACAGcgttacattttatttgatcatcACTTTGGGGTCAGTTTCAGCACTTTTTATCATCAGTATCATCGTGTTGATTGTAATGCAGTGCTCCAAAGCCCCAGACGATTCCTCCAAGTATTTACAAGATGTGAATTACGACGGGACACTGTGCCACAGCATCCAGTACAGATCCGGAGACAAACGGTACATGTTAGTTGGACCCAGAATGAGTATAGGTTCTACTATAGTCCCGGGAAGCAATGGGAATACTCTAGTGGTACCTGACCACAGGAGGAGAGCTTCTGGAGAGGTAAGAACTTTACCCTACTACCTTTACAATCCATAA